In Setaria viridis chromosome 5, Setaria_viridis_v4.0, whole genome shotgun sequence, the genomic stretch GGCACGACACGAGCGAGAGCGATGTCTGAAGCTTGAATTGATCAGGGAAGTGAAAATATCGATGCTGCTCTCTGCTAAAAAACTGCAGGAACCCGTGGCCCATGCCCAAAGATCACGCACATCTCGCCAACAAGTCTCGCTCTCCACGCCCAACGTCGTGGGTGGACGTCGCGCTTGGGCGAATCGGCGTGGTTCCAAAATGTCACGGTCTATCCCCCGCCCTGTCGCCATTCCGCTCAATAGGACAGAGGGAGGACCCCGCTGAAACCTGACAAAGAAATTTGTAAACTTCGCTTTCATGGTGTATCACCTGAATGAACTGCTCCCCTATTTTTCTCGAATTTATCTGCTAGCAGCTCGTTTGTAATTTGTTGAAAGGGCGGTCTTTATGTCACATGCATATCTACCACGGATTTGTAAAAGGTTTTGCTATAACCAAGGATTTGACACCTTGGTCCGGTTGTCAACACTCACGAGCTAAAGTTACTTTGGACATCAACACGGTCTTGGAAATACTATAGTTGGGTCACCAATTCATCCAATTTTATGTTCGCAAATGTAGTAACATgacaatcaaacaaaaaatagCCCTTGTGAGTCGGATTAGATACGGTTCGTTGTGTCCGGGATGAAAATGGCGGCCGAGGGACAAGAAACAAGATATTGGAGAAGGAATTCCACGTCTTTGCataaagttctttttttttctttcgtaGAAATGTGTGCTTTGACCAGGTCTCAAGAATTTTCATGTTGATTGTTGGATGATcgttttatttgattttttgcCATGTTATAGGTGTTCTATGGATATTGTTgatgttttgtttatttttagagGAAATATTGTTGAGGGTGTGCTTCTATATTTTATTTCGTGAAAAAAAAGAGCACAGTCGAAAAATACTCTATCCAACTCCCAAGGTCCATGTAACAAAGTCTAATCTTATTCCCTCATGtactatagaaaaaaaaagaaatattgtgAGCTATGGAGTACTACCATTAATTATTTCATGAATTAGGACGCCACGCTTGGCAGTTTCAGAATTGAGCCTCCCCAGGTCTTTCCCACGCCCGTATCTCAAAAAGGAGAGGCATGGCCGCCCCGGCGTCGCCGCACTGCTCCCACTCCCAGTAAAGAAGCCtactccccttcccctcccctcgcctTCTCGCCTTCGTCTTCTTCCCCGCACGAGCATCCGCCTCTTCACCTTTTCCTCCCCCACGTTGATCCTCCTCTCGCCCCCTTTCTCGATTCTTTCTCCGTAGGATCTTTCGCTAGGAGTAGCCTGCCTCGTGTGCGCGCTTGAACGGACATGCTTATTGTTGCGGCTTGAAAGGGGAGAAAAGCGGGGATGGGTTCTTGCGCTTCGGTTCAAAACAAGGATCCAGGCTTCCCCAAGAAGCAGTTTCTTGCGTCGCCCACCAAGGCGAAGGCCGCCaacggcaagggcggcggcggcggcgttgctcCGCTTGGCGATGGCTTTGGTGATCTCAAGTCCAAGGCCGAGGGGGAGCAGCAGCGGGTAGGTTTTGACCCCAAGAGCCCGGATTCTGGTACGCGTGATGAATCTTTGCTTTCTTTGGTTGTTTTCTGAAGCGAGGTCCCGATCTTTATCTTTTCAGTCAGTTATTACTATAGTTTAGAGAGGATCTTTGGAAGTAAAGAAGCAGATGGGCAGTCAGTTCTTTATATGAAAAGGGACTTTTTGGGTTCGTTTATTGATTTATTGGGCTCTGGAAGATTTGATAGCCAAGTGTAGTGTTATCGCTGCATTAATCTCTTCTGGAGATCAGTTAGCTTCGTATTTTTGCATGGGCTGACGATCTTGAACGGAAAAGGATATTTGTTGATATACTGACTGATTTTGGTTTCTTTTAATGGAGAAGGAGTTTTAGCTGTGACAATTTGTTCTTGAAAATTTAAAGCTTTCTAAATGACGTTGCTCTCTTCTATCCAACGTAGATTACTCTATTGACTGAAGGCTTTTTACAGCCTGATTATTTCTGTTGTTTCGTTAGGATGgaggagtttttttttgtgcGTGTAAAATTGCTGACTAAATCCTAAATTGAAATGGCACACGGCTTTGTTGAGCGAATCAAGATCTTGCCAATAACCCTTTGAATAGCTTAGTTGCAATGGGCTGTGCTTCAATGTTTCTTTTCCCAAAAATCAATTGCTAGCTCTTGATGATTCTGAATTTCGCTTAGTTGAAATTGTTATCTTCACTGGTACACACTCATATACCAAGCTGGTTGAATTTATCTCTCCGCTTAGCTGAAagtacaataacatgaatacaGGGACTCTTTTAATCAAGAGTGCAACTTATGGAATTTAATTTGCAGGCAGCAAGGATGAAGTGTTCTTCGAGTCTCGAGCTTGGTTAGATTCGGACTGTGAGGATGACTTTTACAGTGTGAATGGAGGTAATCAAACAGTTGACATGTTTAATTGGTAACTGCCTAAAGAAGCTTCAATGTAGTTTTAGATAGGCATAGACATAGTTTTCTTCTATACTTGTGTTGTGTGCAATTGTCCTGGCCCATCATACTGTGATTACTTTTGCACCAGTGCTTTAGTTTATCTTACCATTCCCTTTTTTAGGTTGTCCTATTATTATATCAGTAGCATGTGCATGTGGATTGTTCCACTTGTTGCGCACAAATTGCATGTGCTGTGATAGGTTCTTGATGATGCAACCTTTAATTGTCTCTAGAATCTAAGGGGCCTAATTTATACTTTGATTGGCTATCGAAACAAAAAGGCGATGCCTTTGATTTTGTCTTTGGGCACTATCATGTTTCTTAGCATCTAACAGTTATGGACATGGACCCCCACCTTAAGTTTCATAACCTATCCCATGTGGTCCTTACCAAATCACTCTAGCAATATCCTGGAAACATAACACATTCATTCATGGGCTTTGACGTTGTAAGGAGAGTTCTGATGCATAAGTTCAATAGTTGAACAAGTAGATATCCCTATCAGCCCATGTGATGTGATTTGCTTCAGTTGCTGCATAATCTAAGTTGTGCTTTTCTTATGCAGATTTCACTCCATCTCGTGGCAGCACACCGAACTACCAACCTAGAACGCAAACAGTGATGACCAACATCTTTCAACCGGACAATTCAGACAAGTCCAAATCACCAGAACCTTCTCCAACTGGCAGGAGGAAACTAGCCGAGCTCCTGCAGGAGGCGATGCAAAATGGCCCTGAAGAAAGAACCGATGTCAGCAAGAATGAGAAGCAGCAGTTGCAATCTGTCGCTGCAGACGGGAAGCCGGTGTCTGAATCCACATCCAGCTCCGCTTGCAGCACGGAACCAACGCCTACCGTGGTCGCCAAGAGCCGGAAGGAGAAGGCATGGTACTCCGGGCGCTGTTGCCTGCCGAGCTTTGTTCATAGCCTGACCTTAGATGAGAGTGAGAGGGGGCAGAAGATGAGCTCTAGGCCATGTGCTATTTGACAGTGGTGCTCCAGTGCCCTCCTGCCCTGAGCTGTATTTAGCACGATATATTGCCCGATCTGGACCCTGAAGCTACTGTAAAGAAGTGGGGGAGTATTAAGAGTACTATATCCTTGTAGGAATCAAGTGGATAATAGCTACCCGTTAAATTGATGTGCACTGCATGTTGATCAACTGCAAGAGTAGAACATCTACCCTATGCATATCTTCTCGAATCTTcatggatatatatatatatatatatatatatatatatatatatatatatatatatatatatatatatatatatatattttcagATGTCAACTGCCAGCATAGCTAGGGCATGTCAGCATGTGACATGTGGGATACCATGCCTTTCAATAGTTCATATAACGTGATTGAATTGTGATGCCCTATTGGCACTTGCATGATTGACGCCAAACAAATGTATTGCTCTATCCTGTATCAAGTGTACCTTTTTGTTTGCCCCTCGGATATCTGCAATGGTCATGGCATAAATTGAGAACTTTATCTTTCAAAAAAATGGTCCTGGTGTCATGGATCAAGCCGGGTGCGTGTTTTGCAGCACACTGATGGAGCTTGTGACAAGGACAGGCTATCTGCTCAGAATGTGGAAGATTACACCTCTGCGTTCGTCATTCCTGTTCTTTCCTAACCACCAAACAATGATTCAGGGATAATCGTCAAAGCATTCATGGATGACTAAACGACCCGCAAATCCTGTTGTCCTGACATGCAAGTCTGAATGGACCTGCAGATATTATACACATCATGGACGCAGAACAGCAAATTCCAACACAGAAGTGAGCAGCAGCCATGAGCCCATAAGATCAAACATGACAAGGCAGACAACTCATGCGACGAACGAATGCCAGGCAATATTATAGCATCCACGGGTATCACAACACAATGACAAAGTGGAATCTATTCACGTTGGACCCCACTGAAGATGACCCAATCAGGTTTCACATGATGCACATTCATATTATCATTTATATCAAGATATTTCAGTTTTCTAATCCTGAAAGCAAGCATCAGTTGAGCAATGACAACACAATGCAGCATTACACGCTGAGGTTCCTTTAACAATACAATATTCAAGGATTACAACTCCGTGTCTTGGTACACCTGAAAATCGCACCAACTGCCTGTCTGACCAAGGAGCATGTGGACAGCATCATGAAGATCGCCCTGGTTCGTTTTCATGCTCACACTATTGCCACATGCACTGTTTTTTCTGCACCTTTGGTCCCAACAAGATCAACCTCCCAATATTCGTACAATGGTACATGTTGCTCTAACCGTCACGATAAATGACTACCGAAGTGAGGTAGACATGAGGAAGGACCGGATACGTTGCAGCAGTTCTGCCTTCACTGAATCAGGCACTGATGCTGTTTCACATGTGAAATAAATTGAGAGCGCTGTAAGAGGGGCCACAGCAaagagaaacattttttctcGACCAGGAAAGTACAAGTGTAAAACTGCCCAACAATGGGCATTTTTAAGGGCAAAAAGAAAGAGGATGAGAAACTTTCAAGCATTACGAATTGTCCATTTGTTTTGTTCCAAGTCTAGTCATAGTACGCAAAGAAAGATGAAGGCATATGAAGAAACACTCCAAATTGTATTTTTGAAATCTAGTGAAATCAGTGAACATAATTCCAGGCACAAAAGATCACTTACCTCTTCCTTTTGGAGTAATAACATGAATAAGATCATCCACTGTCACattatttcttcctttcttccttgcATAGGCCCTACACACAAGCACATAAAGGAGatgtaaaaaaacaaagaatgaTGAGCACAAGGAAAGATATATATTCACCAGTTAAAACCACACCTATTCCCAACCTATGGAATGTGTAATATAGCACTCATTTCAGATGCTCTAATGTGGCAGCTTGGGGTTTTGAAGACTTCAGAGTTAGACTAATTTGATTAGCATAGAATTTGGACAAAGTTAGTAAAAGAACCCACTTTCAGCTGGAACCTGTCAGCAAAAGATTTTAACATGCAATAACTGTACACGTAAAAGAGTATGTGCTAAGTGGGTTCTCAGAACCTCTAATACTTGCGACAGGTTCATCTGAAAAGAAACTTTTTGCAGGAAACATAACGAACAAAGAAACAAATTGCACATGCTGCATGGATTGTTATAACTGCAGTAGCCATCTACTAAAATAATATTTATTTACCAGAAAAGTTTGAAAAATTAACAGTAAAATGTTTCCATGGAAACCAACTTGTGTGCGCATCAGATTTTACAAAATAACCAAATTTATCAGGGAGTAACAGAACCCCTGCAAGTTATTTTCACGAGGAAACTACTTGCTTCTGCTTCAGAATTTAGCTGTACTTTTGACAAGATAGAACTAAGGGTTTTGACAGATTAACGTGTACCTTTCATGCATTTTCAGTTATAATTCATCAAAGTCAGTTGAATTGAAACAATAATTGGTAAGTTGGACACAAACATCATGCTTTCTCAAAAAGTCCAAAAGTTTGCTATGCTTAAATGCACAGATCAGAACCCTAGGAATATGAAGAATTTGCTCACCACCGATTgaatacaagcatatgaatgCGATTTATTACTATGAACCATTAAACATAATTTGTCAATAACAAACATACACCCAGCACGAATGATATTTGAGTTTAAT encodes the following:
- the LOC117857139 gene encoding uncharacterized protein At3g27210, with protein sequence MGSCASVQNKDPGFPKKQFLASPTKAKAANGKGGGGGVAPLGDGFGDLKSKAEGEQQRVGFDPKSPDSGSKDEVFFESRAWLDSDCEDDFYSVNGDFTPSRGSTPNYQPRTQTVMTNIFQPDNSDKSKSPEPSPTGRRKLAELLQEAMQNGPEERTDVSKNEKQQLQSVAADGKPVSESTSSSACSTEPTPTVVAKSRKEKAWYSGRCCLPSFVHSLTLDESERGQKMSSRPCAI